Proteins from a single region of Apium graveolens cultivar Ventura chromosome 7, ASM990537v1, whole genome shotgun sequence:
- the LOC141674907 gene encoding secreted RxLR effector protein 161-like: MDKAHPLTTPMVVRSLEVEKDPFCPRKQDEETLGPEVPYLSAIGALMYLANNTRLDIAFAVNLLARFSSDPTKRHWDGIKHIFRYLRKGIDLGLFFPNNSRSRLFGYADAGYMSDPHFRRSQTGYIFTYCDTAISWKSTKQTMAATSSNHTELLAIHEASRECIWLSGREQVTNQEGEAENSREMAATLKQLQDEMEKMRSKNEALKKELTTAKLRNQNYDIENHPKRN, from the exons ATGGACAAAGCTCATCCACTAACCACACCAATGGTTGTTCGATCACTCGAGGTTGAAAAGGATCCGTTCTGTCCTAGAAAACAAGATGAAGAGACTCTTGGACCTGAAGTTCCATATCTCAGTGCAATTGGCGCTCTCATGTATCTTGCAAACAACACACGACTTGATATTGCATTTGCAGTGAACCTGTTGGCAAGATTTAGTTCTGACCCAACTAAAAGGCATTGGGATGGAATAAAACATATATTCAGATATCTTCGAAAGGGAATCGATCTTGGACTATTCTTCCCAAACAATTCAAGATCACGACTATTTGGATATGCAGATGCTGGATACATGTCAGATCCTCATTTTAGGCGATCACAAACAGGTTACATATTTACATATTGTGATACTGCTATCTCTTGGAAGTCTACAAAACAGACTATGGCTGCAACTTCATCAAACCACACAGAGTTACTAGCAATTCATGAAGCAAGCAGAGAATGTATTTGGTTAAG CGGCAGAGAACAAGTCACGAACCAAGAAGGAGAAGCTGAGAATAGCAGAGAGATGGCTGCAACATTGAAACAATTACAAGATGAGATGGAGAAGATGCGTTCGAAAAATGAAGCATTGAAGAAGGAACTCACTACGGCTAAATTGAGAAACCAAAACTACGACATAGAAAATCATCCCAAGCGTAATTAG